A single window of Streptomyces sp. NBC_00464 DNA harbors:
- a CDS encoding DMT family transporter yields the protein MEATLRWVLITAIAPVAWGTNYYVTHAYLPAETPLYGAAIRALPAGLLLLAVSRRRPHGSWWWKAVVLGVLNMGGFFALVYVAAQLLPTSTASTIMAASPVAMMLIAWALVAERPGLLPLLGAAAGIGGVCLMLLTGTVQADVRGVLASVAALTMSSLGYILTKRWGAGTDILASTSWQLIAGGLLLLPLAAAVEGAPPALDGPAVLGFGYVTVVATALAFAAWFAGLRHLPAATVGLVGLLNPVTGVLLGTVIAGESLTLRQICGLVLVLGGILLGRPAARRRPAEVRRARPKTA from the coding sequence ATGGAAGCTACTTTGCGGTGGGTGCTGATCACGGCGATCGCCCCGGTGGCCTGGGGGACGAACTACTACGTCACCCACGCCTACCTGCCCGCCGAGACCCCGCTCTACGGAGCCGCCATCAGGGCCCTGCCCGCCGGGCTGCTGCTCCTGGCAGTCTCCCGCCGACGCCCCCACGGCTCCTGGTGGTGGAAGGCCGTGGTCCTCGGCGTCCTGAACATGGGCGGCTTCTTCGCCCTCGTGTACGTCGCCGCGCAGCTGCTCCCGACCAGCACCGCCTCGACGATCATGGCCGCCTCACCGGTGGCCATGATGCTGATCGCCTGGGCGCTCGTGGCCGAGCGGCCGGGGCTGCTGCCCCTGCTGGGGGCGGCAGCCGGTATCGGCGGGGTGTGCCTCATGCTGCTGACCGGGACCGTCCAGGCCGACGTCCGCGGGGTGCTCGCCTCGGTCGCCGCCCTGACGATGTCGTCCCTCGGCTACATCCTCACCAAGCGCTGGGGCGCCGGGACCGACATCCTTGCCTCCACCTCCTGGCAGCTGATCGCCGGTGGCCTGCTCCTGCTGCCCCTCGCCGCGGCCGTGGAAGGCGCGCCGCCCGCGCTCGACGGGCCGGCCGTCCTCGGGTTCGGGTACGTCACCGTGGTGGCGACCGCTCTCGCCTTCGCCGCCTGGTTCGCCGGACTGCGCCATCTGCCCGCCGCGACGGTCGGCCTGGTCGGGCTGCTCAACCCGGTGACCGGAGTGCTCCTCGGCACGGTGATCGCCGGGGAGTCGCTCACCCTCCGGCAGATCTGCGGGCTCGTCCTCGTGCTGGGCGGAATCCTGCTCGGCCGGCCGGCAGCGCGCCGACGGCCGGCCGAGGTCCGCCGCGCCCGTCCTAAGACCGCGTGA
- a CDS encoding MarR family winged helix-turn-helix transcriptional regulator, with protein MPDSTTPQPLDHVARIQAEWARERPDLDVRPQGVIGRLHRLAGLLTEELCVVYRRFGLSEGEFDVLAALRRAGEPFERAPGELAAHTMVTTGAMTKRIDRLERSGLVTRRRAAGDGRARVVALTPAGRDLIDRAFTEHMRNERRLLSTLTGDEAAALEPLLTVWLERVEPPQGE; from the coding sequence ATGCCGGATTCCACCACCCCCCAGCCCCTGGACCACGTGGCCCGCATCCAGGCCGAGTGGGCCCGCGAGCGCCCGGATCTCGACGTGCGCCCCCAGGGCGTGATCGGCCGCCTGCACCGGCTGGCCGGGCTGCTCACGGAGGAACTGTGCGTGGTGTACCGCCGGTTCGGCCTGAGCGAGGGCGAGTTCGACGTACTGGCCGCGCTGCGCCGGGCCGGGGAGCCGTTCGAGCGGGCCCCCGGCGAACTGGCCGCGCACACCATGGTGACCACCGGTGCGATGACCAAGCGCATCGACCGTCTTGAGCGCTCCGGCCTGGTCACCCGCCGCCGGGCGGCAGGCGACGGCCGTGCCCGCGTGGTCGCCCTCACCCCCGCCGGCCGTGACCTGATCGACCGGGCCTTCACCGAGCACATGCGCAACGAACGCCGCCTCCTCTCCACCCTGACCGGCGACGAGGCGGCGGCACTTGAGCCGCTGCTGACGGTGTGGCTGGAGCGGGTGGAGCCACCACAGGGGGAATGA
- a CDS encoding acyltransferase yields MLQVRKLERYKDDQGNEIVYDGEIRAEKIDIRFKGSNNRLVISPKADIQDLLVTFTGDNGQIDIEQTTKKRAGLRFELRCGHKSQIRIGENVGCAGRTFISAVEGVSVSIGADVMFAKNIEVRGDDTHPIFDVRTEKRVNPSQSIVVGEHVWIAKHAVVMGGVTIGSGSVIGFRSVVTKSIPNNCTAVGSPARVVRRNIAWERPEVVGRQPNELYPRKGEKSTQYWNPTEDDGGSEKIVVRPKPKGQQQRRLVRFLPASVRRLARKIRSS; encoded by the coding sequence ATGCTGCAAGTGCGCAAGCTCGAGCGTTACAAGGACGATCAGGGAAACGAGATCGTCTACGACGGAGAGATCCGTGCGGAAAAGATCGATATCCGCTTCAAGGGGTCGAACAACAGACTCGTCATCAGTCCCAAAGCGGATATCCAGGACCTACTCGTCACCTTCACGGGAGACAACGGTCAGATAGACATCGAGCAGACCACGAAGAAGCGCGCAGGCCTCCGCTTCGAACTGCGCTGCGGGCACAAGTCCCAGATCCGGATCGGCGAGAACGTGGGCTGCGCGGGCCGCACCTTCATCTCCGCCGTCGAAGGCGTGTCCGTGTCGATCGGTGCCGACGTGATGTTCGCCAAGAACATCGAGGTGCGCGGCGACGACACCCACCCGATCTTCGACGTGCGCACCGAGAAGCGCGTGAACCCGTCCCAGTCGATCGTCGTGGGCGAGCACGTCTGGATCGCGAAGCACGCGGTCGTGATGGGCGGCGTCACCATCGGCAGCGGCTCGGTGATCGGCTTCCGCAGCGTCGTCACGAAGTCCATCCCCAACAACTGCACCGCGGTGGGGTCACCGGCGCGAGTGGTGCGGCGGAACATCGCCTGGGAGCGGCCCGAGGTCGTCGGGCGCCAGCCCAATGAGCTGTATCCGCGCAAGGGCGAGAAGTCCACGCAGTACTGGAATCCCACCGAGGACGACGGTGGTTCGGAGAAGATCGTGGTGCGGCCGAAGCCCAAGGGGCAGCAGCAGCGGCGACTGGTCCGTTTCCTTCCGGCTTCGGTCCGGCGGCTGGCCAGGAAAATTCGATCTTCCTGA
- a CDS encoding NAD-dependent epimerase/dehydratase family protein: MIPLTTVSSPVVAHDLDEILDRDLPWSELSGRTVLVTGASGMLPSYVVYTLLALNDRHGAGITVHGLVRNEEKARRLLADVLDRPDFNLVVQDVSAPLELPGPVDYVIHGASAARPALHGSAPVMTIKANLLGTFNLLDLCVEKASRGFLLMSSAEVYGAQAPETELIDEQSYGGFDILNPRACYAEGKRAAETICATYQAQYGIESHVVRFGHVYGPGMALDDGRVQADFAANVVAGKDIVLNSDGSGVRTYTYVADAIAGLFYTLLRGDQVAYNVADPAGLVSIRRLAELFTEVRPERGQQLRFTNESDARAYSLTKKQGLDSTRLTALGWNPVVDLPTGLNRMVTHLESSAPAL, translated from the coding sequence GTGATTCCATTGACCACCGTCTCCAGCCCGGTCGTGGCGCACGACCTCGACGAGATCCTTGACCGCGACCTGCCGTGGAGCGAGCTTTCCGGCCGCACCGTGCTGGTCACCGGCGCGAGCGGCATGCTGCCGTCGTACGTCGTCTACACCCTCCTCGCACTGAACGACCGGCACGGCGCGGGTATCACCGTGCACGGCCTGGTGCGGAACGAGGAGAAGGCCAGGCGGCTGCTCGCGGACGTGCTCGACCGTCCGGACTTCAACCTCGTCGTCCAGGACGTGTCGGCTCCGCTGGAGCTGCCCGGCCCCGTCGACTACGTGATCCACGGAGCGAGCGCCGCACGGCCCGCCCTGCACGGCAGTGCGCCGGTCATGACGATCAAGGCGAACCTGCTGGGCACGTTCAACCTGCTCGACCTCTGTGTGGAGAAGGCCAGCCGCGGATTCCTGCTGATGTCCTCGGCGGAGGTCTACGGCGCCCAGGCCCCGGAGACCGAGCTCATCGACGAGCAGAGCTACGGCGGGTTCGACATCCTCAACCCGCGGGCCTGCTACGCCGAGGGGAAGCGCGCGGCGGAGACGATCTGCGCGACCTACCAGGCGCAGTACGGCATCGAGAGCCACGTCGTCAGGTTCGGTCACGTCTACGGGCCGGGAATGGCGCTGGACGACGGCCGGGTGCAGGCCGACTTCGCGGCGAACGTGGTGGCCGGCAAGGACATCGTGCTCAACAGCGACGGTTCCGGCGTACGGACCTACACCTACGTGGCCGACGCCATCGCGGGGCTGTTCTACACGCTGCTCCGCGGTGACCAGGTCGCCTACAACGTCGCGGACCCGGCCGGTCTGGTCTCGATCCGGCGGCTGGCGGAGCTCTTCACCGAGGTGCGCCCGGAGCGTGGGCAGCAGCTCCGCTTCACCAACGAGTCCGACGCGCGCGCCTACAGCCTGACCAAGAAGCAGGGCCTGGACAGCACGCGGCTCACCGCTCTCGGCTGGAACCCGGTGGTCGATCTGCCGACCGGGCTGAACCGTATGGTGACCCATCTGGAGTCGAGCGCCCCGGCGCTCTAG
- a CDS encoding IspD/TarI family cytidylyltransferase, translating into MNVALLFAGGIGSRMNSRALPKQFLEVNGKPIIIHTLEHFEAHPEIDSIAIAILAEYREYMEKLLKRYEIQKVKWIIDGGKTGQESRHKALSTVAAECPDDTVVLIHDGVRPLIDAKLISANIEMVQEHGSAITCTKFNETVVSSEHDHIDDVIPRDHIYAAQAPQSFRLGEILSLYERAVAEDEHDTIDSCSLMHKYGRKIYRVVGPRSNIKITTAEDFYLCRTFFEILENQQIVGT; encoded by the coding sequence ATGAACGTTGCTTTGCTTTTTGCCGGCGGTATCGGTTCCAGGATGAACTCCCGCGCCCTCCCGAAGCAGTTCCTGGAGGTCAACGGCAAGCCGATCATCATCCACACCCTCGAGCACTTCGAGGCGCACCCCGAGATAGACAGCATCGCCATCGCGATACTCGCCGAGTACCGCGAGTACATGGAGAAGCTGCTGAAGCGGTACGAGATCCAGAAGGTCAAGTGGATCATCGACGGCGGCAAGACCGGTCAGGAGTCGCGGCACAAGGCGCTCTCGACGGTTGCCGCGGAATGCCCCGACGACACCGTCGTACTGATCCATGACGGCGTGCGGCCGCTGATCGACGCGAAGCTGATCAGCGCCAACATCGAGATGGTCCAGGAGCACGGCTCGGCCATCACGTGCACCAAGTTCAACGAGACCGTGGTGTCGAGCGAGCACGACCACATCGACGACGTGATCCCGCGCGACCACATCTACGCCGCGCAGGCCCCGCAGAGCTTCCGGCTCGGCGAGATCCTCTCGCTGTACGAGCGTGCGGTCGCCGAGGACGAGCACGACACCATCGACTCGTGCTCCCTCATGCACAAGTACGGCCGCAAGATCTACCGCGTGGTCGGCCCGCGCTCGAACATCAAGATCACGACGGCCGAGGACTTCTACCTCTGCCGGACGTTCTTCGAGATCCTTGAGAACCAGCAGATCGTGGGTACGTGA
- a CDS encoding CDP-glycerol glycerophosphotransferase family protein has product MNSRQIDAEQYRLEINVTNFENRRQVPNGTWRIVPVIGEERLPAAGFDLTATDELDDCSRTFLYDRNRSVYVIAFGISDDLDSPDFLMRTYQLFRSAGPGKKPAKKKPIGKRIGLKVFPRARRRKIAQRFYWTARRLNPPRGNRILFASEMRTGLGGNLARVHDRMIERDLDKKYEFSHSFRIPATANKWSTLRLIYRLATSDTVLMDDYFGLLGNLSISPETKIIQLWHAGSGFKAVGYSRFGKYGSPKLSNAHRKYTYVITGSEHLVPVYAEAFGIEESAVVPTGLPRIDTFLNEEHSQKVKDDFAASYPQLQGKKVVLFAPTFRGKSIGDAHYDYDRIDWEKLYEVCGDKYVVLFRMHHFITEAPPIPDEYSDRLLNFASYPDTNDLLHVTDVLVTDYSSVIYEYTLLDKPILFFAYDKDTYSVIRGFHRDYDSVAPGTICVTFDDLLKALQDEDFDLSKVEEFRRENFDYVDTNSADRVIDWLVVGDHGGRDTGGQHRWLDPVQDDTTVADQPLSDQSEE; this is encoded by the coding sequence GTGAACTCTCGGCAGATCGACGCCGAACAGTATCGCCTGGAGATCAACGTCACCAACTTCGAGAACCGGCGCCAGGTGCCCAACGGCACGTGGCGGATCGTCCCGGTGATCGGTGAGGAGCGACTGCCCGCCGCCGGCTTCGACCTCACGGCGACGGACGAGCTCGACGACTGTTCCCGCACCTTCCTCTATGACCGCAACCGCTCTGTCTACGTCATCGCGTTCGGGATCTCGGATGACTTGGACAGTCCCGACTTCCTTATGCGGACGTACCAGTTGTTCCGCAGCGCGGGGCCGGGCAAGAAGCCGGCGAAGAAGAAGCCGATCGGCAAGCGAATAGGGCTGAAGGTATTCCCGCGGGCCCGTCGCCGTAAGATCGCTCAGCGCTTCTACTGGACCGCGCGCCGGCTGAACCCGCCGCGTGGCAACCGAATCCTTTTCGCCTCCGAAATGCGTACCGGCCTCGGCGGCAACCTGGCCCGCGTCCATGACCGGATGATCGAGCGGGACCTCGACAAGAAGTACGAGTTCAGCCACTCGTTCCGAATACCGGCCACGGCGAACAAGTGGAGCACGCTCCGCCTCATCTACCGTCTGGCGACGTCGGACACCGTCCTGATGGACGACTACTTCGGGCTCCTCGGGAATCTGAGCATTTCGCCGGAAACGAAGATCATCCAGCTCTGGCACGCCGGAAGCGGATTCAAGGCCGTCGGATACAGCCGGTTCGGAAAGTACGGTTCGCCGAAGCTGTCCAACGCCCACCGCAAGTACACCTACGTCATCACCGGGTCCGAGCACCTGGTGCCGGTGTACGCCGAGGCGTTCGGCATCGAGGAGTCGGCGGTCGTGCCGACCGGTCTGCCGCGCATCGACACGTTCCTCAACGAGGAGCACTCCCAGAAGGTCAAGGACGACTTCGCCGCGTCCTACCCGCAGCTCCAGGGCAAGAAGGTCGTGCTGTTCGCGCCGACCTTCCGCGGGAAGAGCATCGGGGACGCGCACTACGACTACGACCGCATCGACTGGGAGAAGCTCTACGAGGTCTGCGGCGACAAGTACGTCGTGCTCTTCCGGATGCACCACTTCATCACGGAGGCCCCGCCGATCCCCGACGAGTACTCGGACCGGCTGCTGAACTTCGCGTCGTACCCCGACACGAACGACCTGCTGCACGTGACCGATGTCCTCGTCACGGACTACTCGTCGGTGATCTACGAGTACACGCTGCTCGACAAGCCGATCCTGTTCTTCGCGTACGACAAGGACACGTATTCGGTGATCCGCGGATTCCACCGGGACTACGACTCCGTCGCCCCCGGCACGATCTGCGTGACCTTCGACGATTTGCTCAAGGCCCTCCAGGACGAGGACTTCGACCTTTCGAAGGTCGAGGAGTTCCGTCGGGAGAACTTCGACTACGTCGACACCAACTCGGCGGACCGCGTGATCGACTGGCTGGTGGTCGGAGATCACGGTGGCAGGGACACGGGCGGCCAGCACCGCTGGCTCGACCCCGTTCAGGACGACACGACGGTGGCTGACCAGCCGCTCAGCGACCAGTCGGAGGAATAG
- a CDS encoding type II toxin-antitoxin system Phd/YefM family antitoxin, translating into MTQPLPIESIRDVRAHLAEVVERADRDDVPTVITRRGKEVAAVVSIEVLRKYQEWEEREINRIIDARMANPAAGIPLEDIMRETLTRNE; encoded by the coding sequence ATGACGCAGCCCTTGCCCATAGAGTCCATCCGCGATGTGCGCGCACACCTGGCCGAGGTCGTGGAGCGGGCCGACCGGGACGACGTACCCACCGTGATCACACGTCGCGGCAAGGAGGTCGCCGCCGTCGTGTCCATCGAGGTACTTCGGAAGTACCAGGAGTGGGAAGAGCGCGAGATCAACCGGATCATCGACGCGCGCATGGCGAATCCGGCAGCGGGCATCCCGCTTGAGGACATCATGCGGGAGACGCTGACGCGCAATGAGTGA
- a CDS encoding type II toxin-antitoxin system RelE family toxin: MSDYRTVFRPEAQSELRKIPRDMALRILAKLTELEGDPLGFNTTALVSQPERRRLRVGDYRVVYTIDNGELVVWVVHIGHRSTVYDA; the protein is encoded by the coding sequence ATGAGTGACTACCGCACCGTCTTCCGGCCCGAGGCCCAGTCGGAGCTGCGCAAGATCCCCCGCGACATGGCGCTCCGGATCCTGGCCAAGCTGACCGAGTTGGAAGGCGACCCCCTCGGCTTCAACACCACCGCACTCGTGTCCCAGCCGGAACGCCGCCGCCTACGAGTGGGTGACTACCGTGTCGTCTACACGATCGACAACGGTGAACTGGTGGTGTGGGTCGTACACATCGGGCATCGCTCCACCGTGTACGACGCCTGA
- a CDS encoding YfbM family protein, which yields MSMNGEYLRVTPGELTRALEDPEWALDFAADVQDQEDEETAPAEARHFTTHQTWNMLDFLLKRSAFPVDIAYGEELIPEADDWGYEPPRYLTTKRVRLAAEKLSQLTYDELIHGVDHAELAAAEIYPQIWDSPTSLEWGRDLFPALTEFFQAAASADHAIVIWLD from the coding sequence ATGAGCATGAACGGCGAATACCTGCGCGTCACACCCGGAGAACTGACCCGAGCCCTGGAGGATCCCGAGTGGGCCTTGGACTTCGCCGCCGATGTCCAAGACCAGGAGGACGAGGAGACGGCACCAGCCGAAGCGCGGCACTTCACAACACACCAGACGTGGAACATGCTGGACTTCCTGCTGAAGCGCTCGGCCTTCCCAGTCGACATCGCGTACGGCGAAGAACTCATCCCCGAGGCCGATGACTGGGGCTACGAGCCGCCGCGATACCTGACCACCAAACGAGTGCGGCTGGCCGCCGAGAAGCTGAGTCAGCTGACCTACGACGAGCTGATACACGGTGTCGATCACGCCGAACTCGCCGCAGCTGAGATCTATCCTCAGATCTGGGACTCACCGACCTCACTGGAATGGGGCCGCGACCTGTTCCCCGCTCTGACGGAGTTCTTCCAAGCCGCCGCCTCCGCGGATCACGCCATAGTGATCTGGCTCGACTGA
- a CDS encoding GNAT family N-acetyltransferase, with product MSSDTRPLELRPARPGDAESVADIWYHGWGDGHRGNVPDALVEARPRNSFDVRAAQRVKDTVVAVVGGQVAGFIMVAGDEVEQVYVGAAHRGTAVASALLSAAEDRVATAGYRRAWLAVVAGNARARRFYVRQGWQDEGLFDHQAPGLDGPVLVPAHRYVKDLTGE from the coding sequence ATGAGCAGCGATACTCGCCCCCTGGAGCTGAGGCCCGCACGTCCTGGCGACGCCGAGTCGGTCGCCGACATCTGGTACCACGGATGGGGTGACGGCCACCGGGGCAACGTGCCCGACGCCCTGGTCGAAGCCCGTCCCCGCAACTCCTTCGACGTACGTGCCGCACAACGCGTCAAGGACACAGTCGTCGCCGTGGTGGGCGGTCAGGTGGCGGGCTTCATCATGGTGGCCGGTGACGAGGTCGAGCAGGTCTACGTCGGTGCCGCTCACCGTGGCACGGCCGTCGCTTCCGCCCTGTTGTCCGCCGCTGAGGATCGGGTTGCGACGGCCGGCTACCGGCGGGCCTGGCTCGCCGTCGTGGCCGGCAACGCCCGTGCCCGCCGCTTCTACGTACGCCAGGGCTGGCAGGACGAGGGCCTCTTCGATCATCAGGCACCCGGCCTGGACGGACCCGTGCTGGTGCCGGCCCACCGGTATGTGAAGGACCTCACCGGCGAATGA
- a CDS encoding DNA-binding protein, giving the protein MPGTLLLDSEGLSKLYRKDRTVMALIQAASEEGIRVATSAMTTLEADYERIHPARIKWVLSRVDVHDVTKEITDQAAALLRSHRLQGHKYAIDAAFAVIARTAPQPVTVLTSDPEDLTLLCGPAVEVVKV; this is encoded by the coding sequence ATGCCCGGCACCCTACTGCTCGACAGCGAAGGCCTCTCCAAGCTCTACCGCAAGGACCGCACCGTCATGGCCCTGATCCAAGCGGCATCGGAGGAAGGCATCCGCGTGGCCACAAGCGCCATGACCACCCTCGAGGCCGACTACGAGCGCATTCACCCCGCCCGGATCAAGTGGGTCCTCTCCCGCGTCGACGTTCACGACGTCACCAAGGAGATCACCGATCAGGCCGCAGCCCTCCTGCGCAGCCACCGCCTCCAGGGCCACAAGTACGCCATCGACGCCGCCTTCGCCGTCATCGCCCGCACCGCACCCCAGCCGGTCACCGTCCTGACCTCAGATCCCGAGGACCTGACGCTCCTGTGCGGCCCCGCCGTAGAGGTCGTCAAAGTCTGA
- the ychF gene encoding redox-regulated ATPase YchF — protein MSLTIGIVGLPNVGKSTLFNALTKNDVLAANYPFATIEPNVGVVGVPDPRLNTLAKIFGSQKLLPATVDFVDIAGIVRGASEGEGLGNKFLANIRESDAICQVIRAFKDENVVHVDGKVSPKDDIETINTELILADLQSVEKAVPRLQKEARLQKEKVAVLAAVEEAQKILEAGDTLFHAGITAGTEKGRLLHELHLLTTKPFLYVFNVDEDELVDEDFKNEQRALVAPAEAIFLNAKIESELIELDDDEALELLQSMGQEEPGLATLGRVGFDTLGLQTYLTAGPKETRAWTIKKGATAPEAAGVIHTDFQKGFIKAEIISFDDLVETGSVAEARAKGKARMEGKDYVMQDGDVVEFRFNV, from the coding sequence GTGTCGCTCACGATCGGAATCGTCGGTCTGCCGAATGTCGGCAAGTCGACCCTTTTCAACGCCCTGACCAAGAACGACGTGCTGGCGGCCAACTACCCGTTCGCCACGATCGAGCCGAACGTCGGCGTCGTCGGCGTCCCCGACCCGCGGCTGAACACGCTCGCGAAGATCTTCGGCTCCCAGAAGCTGCTCCCGGCGACGGTCGACTTCGTCGACATCGCGGGCATCGTGCGCGGCGCGAGCGAGGGCGAGGGCCTGGGCAACAAGTTCCTCGCGAACATCCGCGAGTCGGACGCGATCTGCCAGGTCATCCGCGCCTTCAAGGACGAGAACGTCGTCCACGTCGACGGCAAGGTCTCGCCCAAGGACGACATCGAGACGATCAACACCGAGCTGATCCTCGCCGACCTCCAGTCCGTCGAGAAGGCCGTCCCCCGTCTCCAGAAGGAGGCCCGCCTCCAGAAGGAGAAGGTCGCCGTCCTGGCCGCGGTCGAGGAGGCCCAGAAGATCCTGGAAGCGGGCGACACCCTCTTCCACGCGGGCATCACCGCCGGCACCGAGAAGGGCCGCCTGCTCCACGAGCTGCACCTGCTCACCACCAAGCCCTTCCTCTACGTCTTCAACGTCGACGAGGACGAGCTGGTCGACGAGGACTTCAAGAACGAGCAGCGCGCCCTGGTCGCCCCCGCCGAGGCCATCTTCCTCAACGCCAAGATCGAGTCCGAGCTGATCGAGCTCGACGACGACGAGGCCCTGGAACTCCTCCAGTCGATGGGCCAGGAGGAGCCCGGCCTCGCCACGCTCGGCCGCGTCGGCTTCGACACCCTGGGCCTGCAGACCTACCTCACGGCAGGCCCGAAGGAGACCCGCGCCTGGACGATCAAGAAGGGCGCCACGGCCCCCGAGGCGGCCGGTGTGATCCACACCGACTTCCAGAAGGGCTTCATCAAGGCGGAGATCATCTCCTTCGACGACCTGGTCGAGACGGGATCGGTCGCCGAGGCCCGCGCCAAGGGCAAGGCGCGCATGGAGGGCAAGGACTACGTCATGCAGGACGGGGACGTGGTGGAGTTCCGCTTCAACGTCTGA
- a CDS encoding DUF6542 domain-containing protein, whose translation MSRPTGRARPAAPAVLALRRLPNPRLTGIGAGLFAAAVMFVIGCADWLLFDASSAVFGVLFLPVSALTALWVRPADLVTAPISVPIAFAVGIIPISGGTGGFGGQAMAVVTALAVHAGWLYGGTLVAGLIATVRKVRLMRARQRRMLLAAQTARPAGQPSPAPRAPQRAPRRPSQR comes from the coding sequence ATGAGCAGGCCGACCGGCCGGGCCCGCCCGGCGGCGCCCGCCGTGCTCGCCCTGCGGCGGCTGCCCAATCCCCGGCTGACCGGTATCGGCGCCGGGCTCTTCGCGGCCGCCGTCATGTTCGTGATCGGCTGCGCGGACTGGCTGCTGTTCGACGCCTCGTCCGCCGTGTTCGGTGTGCTGTTCCTGCCGGTCAGCGCGCTGACCGCGCTCTGGGTACGGCCCGCCGACCTGGTGACCGCACCGATCAGCGTGCCGATCGCCTTCGCCGTCGGCATCATCCCGATCTCGGGCGGCACGGGCGGCTTCGGCGGGCAGGCCATGGCCGTCGTCACCGCCCTCGCCGTCCATGCCGGCTGGCTGTACGGCGGCACGCTCGTCGCCGGGCTCATCGCGACCGTACGGAAGGTCCGGCTGATGCGGGCCCGGCAGCGGCGGATGCTGCTGGCCGCGCAGACCGCGCGGCCGGCCGGGCAGCCGTCACCGGCTCCGCGGGCACCGCAGCGGGCGCCACGGCGCCCGTCCCAGCGCTAG
- the ppgK gene encoding polyphosphate--glucose phosphotransferase: MEIFGVDIGGSGIKGAPVDLDRGDLAQERHKVLTPHPATPEDVAGSVAEVVSHFDWKGPVGITFPGVVTGGLTRTAANVDKGWVDLDARTLLGDKLGLPVTVLNDADAAGIAEMTFGAGRDRKGTVIMLTLGTGIGSALFIDGRLVPNTELGHLELHGHEAEKHASTKAKEDEDLSWHHWAHRVQKYLAHVEMLFSPELFIIGGGVSRKAEKFLPLIEHVRAEMVPAELQNNAGIVGAAMAAAGR; this comes from the coding sequence ATGGAGATCTTCGGCGTGGACATCGGCGGATCCGGGATCAAGGGTGCTCCCGTGGACCTGGACCGCGGAGACCTGGCGCAGGAGCGCCACAAGGTACTCACCCCGCACCCTGCCACCCCCGAGGACGTGGCAGGGAGCGTGGCCGAGGTGGTCAGCCACTTCGACTGGAAGGGGCCGGTGGGCATCACCTTCCCGGGTGTCGTCACCGGCGGTCTGACCCGTACAGCAGCCAATGTCGACAAGGGCTGGGTCGACCTGGACGCCCGCACCCTGCTCGGCGACAAGCTCGGCCTCCCGGTCACCGTCCTGAACGACGCGGACGCGGCCGGTATCGCCGAGATGACCTTCGGCGCGGGCCGGGACCGCAAGGGCACGGTGATCATGCTGACGCTCGGTACGGGGATCGGCAGCGCGCTCTTCATCGACGGCCGGCTGGTGCCCAACACCGAGCTCGGCCATCTGGAGCTGCACGGCCACGAAGCGGAGAAGCACGCCTCCACCAAGGCCAAGGAGGACGAGGACCTGAGCTGGCACCACTGGGCGCACCGGGTACAGAAGTACCTGGCCCATGTGGAGATGCTGTTCTCGCCCGAGCTGTTCATCATCGGCGGCGGAGTCAGCCGCAAGGCCGAGAAGTTCCTGCCGCTCATCGAGCACGTGCGGGCCGAGATGGTGCCCGCGGAGCTTCAGAACAACGCGGGCATCGTGGGCGCGGCGATGGCGGCGGCAGGCCGCTGA